The Pirellulales bacterium sequence GTGAGCGACCTGCTCCCGCATATCGCCGAAGTAGCCGATGAGCTGACGGTCATCAATTCGATGTACGCCGAAACGTCCAATCATACGCCGGCAATGTTTCAGGAGAATACCGGCTTCCGGTTGAACGGTTTCCCCGTATTGGGAAGCTGGCTGTCGTATGGCCTGGGTTGCGAGACTGACAATCTGCCGTCGTTCGTCGTGATCCCTGATGCTCGCGAGCTGCCGGCCGGTGGCTCGATCAACTGGACGAACGGTTTTCTTCCCGCCCGGCACCAGGGAGTCGTGGTGCGTGCGCGGGGCAACCCGATTGACGATCTGTTTCCTCCGGCGTCGATTAGTTCCACAGATGAACAAGCGACGCAGAAGCTCTTGGCCACGATGAACGCTCGGCACCTGGCGGCGCATCAGGGAGCTGATCCGCTGTCTGCACGCGTGCAGGCCTATGAGATGGCAGCACGCATGCAACTGGCCGTGCCCGAAGTTGCGGACCTGCAGGACGAAACGGCGTCAATGCAAGCGATGTACGGTTTCGATCGGGCGGAGACGAACGATTTCGCCCGCGCGTGTTTGATGGCGCGACGACTACTCGAACGTGGCGTACGATTCGTGCAACTTTTCTCGGGTGGTACCTTTGGCAGTCCCCGACGAAACTGGGACGGCCACGAGGACATGGTCAAGAATCACGGACAGGAAGCGCTGCGCATCGACCAGCCGGTCGCCGCACTCCTGAAGGATCTGCGGCAACGCGGCATGCTCGAAGACACGCTGGTTCTGTTCACCACTGAATTCGGTCGCACCCCCTTCACCCAGTCCGCGGCGGATGTGGTCGGCAAGGGGCGTGACCATAATCAGTATGGGTTCACCGTGTGGATGGCAGGCGCCGGATTGAAGCACGGCACCACCCACGGCGCCACCGACGACGTCGGTTACCGAGCCGTCGATCGGCCCGTCCATTGGCACGATTTCCACGCCACGGTGCTGCACCTGCTGGGCATCGATCACGAGCGGCTGACGTTCTATCATAACGGTATCCGCCGACGAATCACCAACGTACACGGCGAAGTGATTCAGCCAATCCTGGCGTAAGCGAGCCCGAGGCCTAGCAATCTCGTTGGCACGCTGCCATGCGTGTTTTGCAACTTCTGGCTCTTCTCATTGAGCTTCTGCCCGGCGCCCAGAAAACTTCTTCGGCCGATGCAATTTCTGGTGTCGCTGCCCGTTATATCTTTCACGCGGCGGAGATTGGTCACAGGCCGTGACTTGTACCCCCGGGGACGTTGGTTCCGTATGGCGGCGTACGTCTCTAGGGCCAAAACGGCACTGATCGCCGAGCGCTGCGGTGAACCTCGGCTTTGGTAACGAATCTGGAGAAACTCGATGAGACGCATGGCATGGTCCCTTGGATTCTTGGTCGTGGCGGCCGGCGCGGTCGCCTTGGCTCAGCCCCCCGGCGGTGGACGAAGTGGCCCCGGCGGTCCGCCGGGCGGTCCTGACGGCGATTTCCGTCCGCCTCCTCCGCTAGTCATTGGGGCCTTGGATACGGATCACGATCACGTACTTTCTGCGGACGAGATCAAAAACGCGTCCGAGGCACTACTGAAACTCGACAAGAACAAGGACGGCAAACTCACGGAAGACGAGTTCATCGGTGCGCCCCCGGGCGCCGGTAATCGGCGCGGCGGGCGTGACGGCGATGGTCCCCGCGGCGGGCGTGGTGCAGGGAGACAACGTCCCGATGATCGCGGACCGCCCCCAGGTGGTCCGGGGGGCGACCTTGGCCCGCAAGGGGGCGACGGTCCTCCGGGGCCGCCACGTCCGGAACAATTCGTCGAGCACGCGCTCGACTATGATGCTGACAAGGATGGCAAGCTCAGCCCTGACGAGTTGCGAAAGTTCGCCGAAGACCTGTCGCGGCACGGGCCCGGTGGACCGGATGGTCCCCCGCGCGGCCGTCCGCAACGCCCGGAATAACGGACCGGATGCAGTTATTGCTGGCTGGTTCGAAAAGACGCAGTCGCCGGAACGCGTCAGAAAAAAAATTGCCCGAAAAATCTTGCCAGGCGACCGGTGCGAATTGCGCAGGGGGCCTGGCTTTTTTTCGGGCAAGATACACCGCTTTTGCGGAATTTTTCGGATATCGCGAACTTAATTTTCTAGCGGCCCGTCCGAACGGTTGACTATCGCGTAAACGGCGGCAATCCTGATTAGGAAGCTCGTCCACCCGCGTTCCGTTTTCCGCGATTTCGCGCTTGCCAGATAGCGTCGCCATTCGGCGATTCGTGCAGGCGTGTGGCAACGCGGTTTTTCGAACCGAATATCAAGAGATTTGCCTCGCAATGGGTGCATCGTTACCGTTGTCGATTGCCTCGGGCTCGCTCTCCGCGAGTTCTGCGCCGATTCCCATTATCCATTTACTGCGCGCGATCGGATCGCATTTGATCGTGTGGCATCACCTGGCCTTTTACGGGCCGGTGTCGGACATTGCCTACACGACGTCGCCGGTCGTATTCGACTGGCTGGTGGATTACGGGCGGATGGCGGTGCAGGTGTTCTTCGTGATGGGAGGCTTCGTGACGGCCCGCAAGCTGAGCCGGCCCCAGCAATGGACGCCGCGGATCTTGGGGCGCGAAATCGTGGCCCGTTATCGGCGCATCGGAATTCCGTACCTAACGGCGCTATTGCTGGCCGTCGCAGCCAACGAAGTAGCGCGTCGCTCGATGGAGCACGAATCGATTTCGGCCACCCCGTCGATGACGCAACTCGTGGCCCACGCCTTCTTCCTGCAGGATGTCCTGGACTACGAGCCGGTTTCGGCCGGAATCTGGTATCTGGCCATCGATTTTCAACTGGGCCTGTTGACCCTGGTCATCCTGGCGGCCTCCCAATGGATGCGCGGTGCCCAAGGGCGCGATGCCGAGGCCGGTTTCCGAACGGCTCAATATGTATTCTGGCCGCTGGCCGCGGCGTCTTTATTGTGGCTAAATCGCTTCGAGCAATTCGACCATTATGCGTTGTACTTCTTTGGCAGTTACTTCGGCGGCATGGTCGTGGCGTGGACGCTGGCTGGTCGCCTGCCTCGAACGGCGCTCTTGGCCTACGTGGGACTAATGGCTGCGGCGTTGGCCGTCGATTGGCGGCCCCGGCTCGTCGTGTCGGTCGCCACTGGGTTGACGATTTTCTTCGCCGAGGCAACGCGCGAACGGCGCAACGCTTGGACAAGTTGGGCCTCGGGTTTGGCGCGCTTTTGGGGGGACCGGTCCTACAGCTTGTTCCTGATCCACTTCCCCGTGTGCCTCGTGATCACGGCCTGGATCGCAGAGTACGTCGTCGATCGGCCGCACGCGGCACTTGGCGTGATGATCCTAGAATATGCAGTCAGCCTGATCGCGGCCGTCGCCTTCTATCGATTCGTAGAGGGGCGCACACTGCGAACTGGGTCGAAACGCGAAGCGCCTTCGCTACGGACCGCGGCGCAGGCTTCCTAGTGCGTCCATTGCACTGCTGCTAGCGACGCGCCCTACACCAACTCGCTAATAACTTGGCCTTCGACCAGCGGTTGCGGCCGGCCCACCGGATCGACGACGTGCGTCACGGCCGGATTGATGCCGATGTTGTGGTACAACGTGGCGATCACGTCCTGGAAATTGACAGGACGCTCGGTGGCAAACTCGCCCAAGCGGTTGGTGGCGCCGATGACCTGGCCGGTCTTCATGCCGCCGCCGGCCAGAATCGCGCAACTGACCTTCGGCCAGTGATCGCGACCTGCCCCATTGTTAACCTTCGGCGTGCGACCGAACTCGCCCCAGGCGATAACCGTGGTGTCCTGGAGCATATCGCGTGCTTCCAGATCTTCGATCAGGGCGCTCAAGCACTGGTCGAGCTTGCCGCCGTGGTCGCGCACCAAGTTGAAGTTATCGCCGTGGCTGTCCCAACGGCCGTAGCTAAGCGTAACGCAACGCACGCCCACCTCGACGAGCCGGCGAGCGATCAGCAAATGCTCGTTAGCCGTCGGCGCACCGTCGTATTGGAACTTGTACGGCTTACCGTCGCCGTAACGGGCACGCACGGCGGGGTCTTCTTTGGAAAGGTCGAGCGCCTCGAGCAATTTGCTGCTCGACAATACGTTAAACGCTTGTTGCGTGAACGTGTCGGCCGCCTGCATCGTGCCGCGGTTGTCGACATCGCGACGCAAACGATCGAAGCTCGACAGCAGAGCCTTGCGATCTCCCAATCGATCGAGCGTGATATCCGTGAGCTTCATATCTTCGAGGCCGACCCCCTCGGGCTTGAAGCACCGATAGGCGGGGCCCAAGAATCCGGGCGTGCCCGGATCGGACCAGGGCATGTGCGATGTCTTATCCGCCAATCCGACAAACGTCGGCACCGAGGGATCGACCGGGCCGAGCACCTTCGTCGCGACAGCGCCGACGCTGGGGTGTCCCCCCATGATGCTCAAATCGCGCGGGGCCCAACCCGTCATGCATTGCCAGGCGTCGTGACCGCCGGTGGCGCCGACGACCGAGCGAATGATCGCGCACCGGTCCATCAAGCTGGCGATGCGCGGAAAAGTTTCGCCAATCTGAATGCCGGGGACCTTGGTCTGGATCGGCTGGAACTCACCCCGGATTTCGGACGGTGCGTCCATCTTCAGATCGAACATATCCTGGTGCGGAGGTCCGCCTCCCAGGAAGATGTTGATCACCGATTTGTGTCGGCGCGCCTGCTGTGCCGCTTGGACACGAAAGACATCGGCCAGGTTGATGGTGCTGGCAAAAGCCGACAGCGCGCCGATCTGCAAAAAGTTGCGTCGCGACAGGCTGCTTGCTCGGTCCGAGCGGCGACCAAAGATCGTCAGCATGATCGTCTGTTCCGCAGCGAGTTGTAAGGTGGGAATATCTGGCGGGGCCGCATCCGTGAACATCCTGTCCCAGGACGCAGCACCGATAATGATGCCCTGGATCGCGGCCGGAATGCAAGACCAATCCCCCGTCTGGCGTATTAGGCCAGGGGCTCGATCCGGACTCAGCATATCAGGAGAGAGGTGCAGTCCCAAGCATTTTGGCCCTCTGGTGGGAGAAATTTCCGGCCAAGAAACTAGTATTCGCGCAAAGAAATTTGGCAAAAAAGCGACACGATGCGCGCGGCGCCGGTATGTTTGAGGTGCATTGAAAGTTCGTCGGGCCCGTGGCGCTCGCTGCGACTCGCCGAATTCCACGTGCCCCATCTCTTGGCTGGTCTCCGTCAATCGCTCTTTAATGGAAATGCATCCATGCCCGTCCCCGC is a genomic window containing:
- a CDS encoding DUF1501 domain-containing protein, whose amino-acid sequence is MSTETRREFLSWVGNGLSSAALASLMLGDRTLGAAPISGDAADLPPHRPVKARRAIHICLCGAMSHVDTFDHKPELTRLHGKSLSTDEKPDVFFGQVGLLRAPAWKFQQRGQSGLWVSDLLPHIAEVADELTVINSMYAETSNHTPAMFQENTGFRLNGFPVLGSWLSYGLGCETDNLPSFVVIPDARELPAGGSINWTNGFLPARHQGVVVRARGNPIDDLFPPASISSTDEQATQKLLATMNARHLAAHQGADPLSARVQAYEMAARMQLAVPEVADLQDETASMQAMYGFDRAETNDFARACLMARRLLERGVRFVQLFSGGTFGSPRRNWDGHEDMVKNHGQEALRIDQPVAALLKDLRQRGMLEDTLVLFTTEFGRTPFTQSAADVVGKGRDHNQYGFTVWMAGAGLKHGTTHGATDDVGYRAVDRPVHWHDFHATVLHLLGIDHERLTFYHNGIRRRITNVHGEVIQPILA
- a CDS encoding acyltransferase family protein, which encodes MGASLPLSIASGSLSASSAPIPIIHLLRAIGSHLIVWHHLAFYGPVSDIAYTTSPVVFDWLVDYGRMAVQVFFVMGGFVTARKLSRPQQWTPRILGREIVARYRRIGIPYLTALLLAVAANEVARRSMEHESISATPSMTQLVAHAFFLQDVLDYEPVSAGIWYLAIDFQLGLLTLVILAASQWMRGAQGRDAEAGFRTAQYVFWPLAAASLLWLNRFEQFDHYALYFFGSYFGGMVVAWTLAGRLPRTALLAYVGLMAAALAVDWRPRLVVSVATGLTIFFAEATRERRNAWTSWASGLARFWGDRSYSLFLIHFPVCLVITAWIAEYVVDRPHAALGVMILEYAVSLIAAVAFYRFVEGRTLRTGSKREAPSLRTAAQAS
- a CDS encoding DUF1501 domain-containing protein, producing MLTIFGRRSDRASSLSRRNFLQIGALSAFASTINLADVFRVQAAQQARRHKSVINIFLGGGPPHQDMFDLKMDAPSEIRGEFQPIQTKVPGIQIGETFPRIASLMDRCAIIRSVVGATGGHDAWQCMTGWAPRDLSIMGGHPSVGAVATKVLGPVDPSVPTFVGLADKTSHMPWSDPGTPGFLGPAYRCFKPEGVGLEDMKLTDITLDRLGDRKALLSSFDRLRRDVDNRGTMQAADTFTQQAFNVLSSSKLLEALDLSKEDPAVRARYGDGKPYKFQYDGAPTANEHLLIARRLVEVGVRCVTLSYGRWDSHGDNFNLVRDHGGKLDQCLSALIEDLEARDMLQDTTVIAWGEFGRTPKVNNGAGRDHWPKVSCAILAGGGMKTGQVIGATNRLGEFATERPVNFQDVIATLYHNIGINPAVTHVVDPVGRPQPLVEGQVISELV